The bacterium genomic interval CAACCTGCTCGTGTATTTCCAGCAGCGGAGGGCAACATCGCGGTCACATAAAAAACCGCGAGTTGGTTCTCGCGATTATGGTTGATGCTTCAAAAATTCACGCAGCGCTTGTTGCCAGGAACGAAAGTCATCCGGTGCCTTAAGAATAAATTGCCTCCCACTTTTTTCTTTTTGAAATTTTTCCCGCAGCAGATCGCTTCGGTTCTTCGAAAGTTGACCCGCTTCCTGTATCACGCCCAGGACCGCTGATCCATCATATCCGGCAGATCCCATCACCTCCAATGCAAATCGGTCCGCATCCACCTGCGATTGCAGGTATCCACTTAAAAAAACTGTGTCGGCGGCTCGCTCAAATGCAAGGCGAGTAAAGAAATTCTGCGATTGCACTTCATCTCTCATTTTTAGCATTTTCTTCCGGCGCGCAGCGGAGACGGCAAAATCTCGATGAATAATATGTCCTGCTTCATGCCCAAAGATGAAGGCAATTTCGGCTTCTGTTCTTGCCTCGAGAAGTTCTGCTGTGCCAACTACGATAGTGCCGTCAGGCAGAGAGAAAGCCCGGCCCTCTTGCTGTTTTCCCGCCACCGTGAGGCGAAAATGGTGAGAGTCCGTGCCGATCGAGCTTTTTTGACTCAATAAGGCAAAAATTTCCTGCAAATAATCTGTTGTGTCCCGATGATTCACGATCGGCTCCGTCTTCAGATCGATAACCCTGCCGAGATCCATGGGCGCATCAGTCTCCGGAAGGAGGTTGACTTTTTTAATCTCCTCCATAAAGTGACGCGTCTGGTTATCAATACTGATTAATGCACCGACCGCCACCAGCAACGCCAGAAATGCAAATACATAAATGCCGAGAGCCAAGAGAACTCCCCTTTTTTGCATTATTATTACCTCCAGTTGAAATTACAAAGAACAATGTATTGTACTACAAAATCTGTATTGAGTCCAGTTTGTGTGTGGGGTTGTAAGCGGAAAATAGAGATGTCCTGCTCGGCAAATAAAAAACCCCGCGGGATGCGGGGGATATTCGACTAACAGGCAGAGGGCGTTTATTTCTTGCTGGAGATTTCACGATTGGAATAGGCCGAGTCTTCCGTCACCTCTTTCTCAATCTTCAGAAATGGCGGGAGTTCGACCGGGTCGTCCTTACACATCAGTTCCACCTCCAGAAGCCAAAACGGTTTTTTGGGTTCAAGGAAGACGTCGAGCGAGAAATACTGATTACCGAAAACAAAGTAATGACGTTTCTTCCGGATGGCAAGCGTGTCTGCTTCCTGGAAGGTGGCAAGGTGTTCATATGTCTCCGGCGAGATAGAATATTCTATTTCGATTCTTTCCAGCGTGGAGGTTTTGTTAACGCGTTTTTTGTGCGTGCGGCGACATGATATAGAGTCGTCCTGCCACTCTTTGCGAATGCGGGGTCGGTTATCGTCCGCGTCCTTTTTAAGATACCGCTGTTCGATATCGGATGCGACCGAATCCTGGAAAGCGGCGCCCGACAGTATTGCCGGATCGGGCTTGACCGAGAATTTCCGCTCGATTTCCGTCTCGGAGAGAACGTGCGCTATGGCATCGCGGAATCGGTCAAGTTTTTTTTCAAGGCTCGGATAGCTGGGAATGATGTGCAG includes:
- a CDS encoding M48 family metalloprotease, which gives rise to MQKRGVLLALGIYVFAFLALLVAVGALISIDNQTRHFMEEIKKVNLLPETDAPMDLGRVIDLKTEPIVNHRDTTDYLQEIFALLSQKSSIGTDSHHFRLTVAGKQQEGRAFSLPDGTIVVGTAELLEARTEAEIAFIFGHEAGHIIHRDFAVSAARRKKMLKMRDEVQSQNFFTRLAFERAADTVFLSGYLQSQVDADRFALEVMGSAGYDGSAVLGVIQEAGQLSKNRSDLLREKFQKEKSGRQFILKAPDDFRSWQQALREFLKHQP
- a CDS encoding AAA family ATPase, with translation MAKRICEIAVTGPAGSGKSVLLERVVQNPQIPGWRILRSSEIATPVIMGGLKDIMELAQSNPAAFYQIQRAIFVLQVSWRKELIEIARHAPEANCLILHDRGFMDQLLYITPAEFRRIRLEAGKTLYDTRDSYDAVLFLRSAASAGKELYTQENNPARRESAEDSLAQERPLLAAWTGHPHLHIIPSYPSLEKKLDRFRDAIAHVLSETEIERKFSVKPDPAILSGAAFQDSVASDIEQRYLKKDADDNRPRIRKEWQDDSISCRRTHKKRVNKTSTLERIEIEYSISPETYEHLATFQEADTLAIRKKRHYFVFGNQYFSLDVFLEPKKPFWLLEVELMCKDDPVELPPFLKIEKEVTEDSAYSNREISSKK